From Clostridia bacterium, a single genomic window includes:
- the rplT gene encoding 50S ribosomal protein L20, with protein sequence MPRVKRGVVARRRHKKILKLAKGYFGAKSKLFRPANEQVLKSLSYAYAHRKQRKRDFRKLWIARINAAARMNGLSYSSFIHGLKQAGVEINRKMLAELAVNDAQAFSELASLAKSKLNA encoded by the coding sequence ATGCCAAGGGTCAAAAGGGGTGTAGTTGCCCGTAGACGCCATAAAAAAATTCTCAAGCTGGCCAAAGGTTACTTTGGTGCTAAATCAAAACTGTTTCGTCCTGCCAATGAGCAAGTGCTGAAGTCTCTGTCTTACGCCTATGCCCATCGCAAGCAGAGGAAGAGGGACTTCCGTAAATTGTGGATTGCCAGGATTAACGCAGCGGCCAGGATGAACGGCCTTTCTTACAGTTCTTTTATCCACGGCCTGAAGCAAGCAGGAGTGGAAATCAACCGTAAAATGCTGGCGGAGCTGGCTGTTAATGACGCCCAAGCTTTTAGTGAACTGGCCAGTCTAGCTAAATCCAAACTGAATGCTTAG
- the rpmI gene encoding 50S ribosomal protein L35 — protein MPKMKTHRGAAKRFKVTGTGKLKRSKAYKSHILEKKTRKRKRNLRQSGLVSAADAKNMKKLLPYL, from the coding sequence ATGCCAAAGATGAAGACACATCGCGGAGCAGCGAAACGGTTTAAAGTGACAGGGACCGGTAAACTGAAAAGGTCAAAAGCATATAAAAGCCATATTCTGGAAAAGAAAACCCGCAAGAGGAAACGCAACTTGAGGCAAAGCGGTTTGGTCAGTGCTGCTGACGCAAAGAATATGAAGAAATTACTGCCATACCTGTAG
- a CDS encoding translation initiation factor IF-3: protein MKDLRVNEEIRAREVRLVGTDGEQLGIMPVKDALKIAYEEGLDLVEVAPNAKPPVCRIMDYGKYRFEQSKREREARKKQKVINVKEIKFRLGIEEHDFQVKAKNAERFLKAGDKVKVTVMFRGREITHADLGKELCLKLANQLQDLASVEKPPNVEGKNMTMILMPKQDH from the coding sequence ATTAAAGATTTACGTGTCAACGAGGAGATTCGTGCTCGTGAAGTGAGGTTGGTTGGTACAGACGGGGAACAATTAGGTATCATGCCGGTGAAGGACGCATTGAAGATTGCCTACGAAGAAGGGCTTGATTTAGTGGAAGTGGCACCTAATGCGAAGCCCCCCGTTTGCCGTATTATGGATTATGGAAAATACCGTTTTGAGCAAAGCAAACGTGAACGGGAAGCCAGGAAGAAACAGAAGGTCATCAACGTTAAAGAAATTAAATTCCGTCTAGGCATTGAAGAACATGATTTCCAGGTAAAGGCGAAAAATGCAGAGCGCTTTTTAAAGGCGGGGGATAAGGTAAAGGTTACAGTCATGTTCCGCGGCCGGGAGATTACGCATGCCGACTTGGGGAAAGAACTATGTCTTAAACTTGCCAACCAGCTACAAGATTTAGCCAGTGTCGAAAAACCTCCAAATGTGGAAGGTAAGAATATGACTATGATATTAATGCCAAAGCAAGATCACTGA